In Mercurialis annua linkage group LG6, ddMerAnnu1.2, whole genome shotgun sequence, the following are encoded in one genomic region:
- the LOC126653710 gene encoding uncharacterized protein LOC126653710, protein MFLFCRMSTSLEHLLDNFHADMTVDMGEVTSGVPNPSTIAVPNLTPDSVDLGPASGDQVPAATSESPLLPSKESTPSLKGLPTAGQKRPAEDQAGASAKRPKKKKSAGVSIEEAPRFAAWADAQDPPRLSNVAILHACMENIMIKEDIESIDREHGDSLAEFACLGGFSVVQSIAVLERRRRDAVDQLKKLQKDSESWLSERQKMEEEAGEATGLIQQLRSSVSAKTREISALEARVRTLSEEVESLQSSSGALTKERDDLKKEEGRLRRRLGDSGSFYSQVMTQYRLAIGAKLREQNPGVDLSGVNQLDPASLAKEVKAKLDKQKQDALKKA, encoded by the exons atgtttttgttttgtaggatgtcgacttctcttgaacatttgcttgacaattttcatgccgatatgactgtagatatgggcgaggtcacTAGTGGCGTTCCTAATCCGTCTACGATCGCCGTACCGAATCTGACTCCTGATTCGGTGGATCTTGGTCCTGCTTCCGGCGAtcaagttcctgctgcgacttcTGAGTCGCCTttgcttccttcgaaggaatcaactccttctctgaaggggttgcctaccgccggccagaagcgtcctgctgaggaccaggctggagcttctgccaagcgtcccaagaagaagaaatctgcTGGGGTGTCTAtcgaggaggcacctcggtttgcagcttgggcggacgcacaagatccgcctcgactttcaaacgtcgccattcttcatgcttgcatggagaatattatgataaaagaggacattgagtccattgatcgcgaacatggcgatagtttggctgagttcgcctgtctcggcggtttttcg gtggtccagtccatcgctgttttggagcgccgccgaagggatgcggtggatcaactgaagaagcttcagaaggattccgaatcctggctctccgaaagacagaagatggaggaggaggctggcgaggcgactggtctgatccaacagctgaggtcttccgtatctgccaagactcgggagatttccgctttagaggctcgggttcgaactttgtccgaggaagtcgagtctctacagtcttcttcaggtgctctcactaaggagagggatgatctgaagaaggaagaggggcgtctccgccggcgattgggtgactctgggagcttttattcccaagtcatgactcaataccggttggcgatcggggcaaagctgcgggagcagaatcctggcgtcgatctttctggagtcaatcagttggatcctgcttctttggcgaaggaggtgaaggcgaagcttgataagcagaagcaagatgCTCTGAAGAaggcttaa